A region of Faecalibacterium taiwanense DNA encodes the following proteins:
- a CDS encoding nucleoid-associated protein yields the protein MEIIIHQAILHVLDTTMDAPVLSGSGMEMTAEKTAYFQYHIEKLLASDDIRQCRPLPDSAFKNELEHNHDFVDLSCRIAGVLFDYMHAHTTIPGADLAVVDFTRDGEPWLGILKLNYKNGYTHYTENVEGAPVNSIIQQRACLPSQSGKVEEGALVNLTDYSMKLLEKKFDIDGHKDFYLSTVVFQYTTAQPEKKKLQAIQEAAVQAVQENYADQPHVEAQVAMLIANQAADNDNQVSIQQVRQQLEEEYPLAAVPFDDYVEKSDVLEAPEQPVTVTPARIRRMESHSIHTANGIEVKIPTELLNSENEVEFLHSDDGSISLLIKNVIL from the coding sequence ATGGAGATCATCATTCATCAGGCCATTCTGCACGTGCTGGACACCACCATGGATGCGCCTGTACTCAGCGGAAGCGGCATGGAAATGACCGCCGAAAAGACCGCCTATTTCCAGTACCACATCGAAAAGCTGCTTGCCAGCGACGATATCCGCCAGTGCCGCCCGCTGCCGGATTCCGCCTTTAAAAACGAGCTGGAGCACAACCACGATTTTGTGGACCTCTCCTGCCGCATCGCGGGCGTTCTGTTCGACTACATGCACGCGCACACCACCATTCCGGGGGCAGACCTTGCCGTGGTGGATTTTACCCGCGATGGCGAGCCGTGGCTGGGCATCCTGAAGCTGAACTACAAAAACGGCTACACCCACTACACCGAGAATGTGGAGGGTGCCCCGGTGAACTCCATCATACAGCAGCGGGCCTGCCTGCCCAGCCAGAGCGGCAAGGTGGAGGAAGGTGCCCTTGTCAATCTGACCGACTACTCCATGAAGCTGCTGGAAAAAAAGTTCGACATCGACGGCCACAAGGATTTTTACCTTTCCACGGTAGTGTTCCAGTACACCACCGCCCAGCCGGAAAAGAAAAAGCTGCAGGCCATTCAGGAAGCCGCCGTGCAGGCCGTGCAGGAAAACTACGCAGATCAGCCCCACGTAGAGGCTCAGGTCGCGATGCTGATCGCCAATCAGGCCGCAGACAACGACAATCAGGTATCCATCCAGCAGGTGCGTCAGCAGTTGGAAGAGGAATATCCCCTTGCCGCCGTGCCCTTTGATGATTATGTGGAAAAGAGTGATGTGCTGGAAGCGCCTGAGCAGCCCGTGACCGTGACCCCTGCGCGCATCCGCCGCATGGAGAGCCACAGCATCCACACCGCCAACGGCATTGAGGTGAAGATCCCCACCGAGCTGCTGAACTCGGAAAATGAAGTAGAGTTTCTGCACAGCGACGACGGCAGCATTTCGCTGCTCATTAAAAATGTGATCCTGTAA
- a CDS encoding sulfide/dihydroorotate dehydrogenase-like FAD/NAD-binding protein, with amino-acid sequence MYKITEKVALNPTVTKMVIEAPLIAKKAKPGQFIIVRPFEDSERIPLTVAGYDREKGTVDIIFQIVGGTTMELNSLQVGQSVHDFVGPLGRATEVEGLKKVCVVGGGVGCAIALPIARELHEQGCVVHSVVGFRNKDLLILEDEFKACSDELRIMTDDGSYGTKGVVTAALDELVAAGNQYDLVITIGPLIMMKFVVKTCQKHGLKSIVSMNPIMIDGTGMCGGCRLTVGGETKFACVDGPDFDGDLVDFDEAMARGTMYRPFEAHAREAACNLLNQEVK; translated from the coding sequence ATGTATAAGATCACTGAAAAAGTCGCGCTGAATCCCACCGTGACGAAGATGGTCATTGAAGCCCCGCTGATCGCCAAAAAGGCAAAGCCGGGCCAGTTTATCATTGTGCGCCCGTTTGAGGACAGCGAGCGCATCCCCCTGACCGTGGCCGGTTACGACCGCGAAAAGGGCACTGTGGATATCATTTTCCAGATCGTGGGCGGTACCACGATGGAGCTGAACAGCCTGCAGGTGGGCCAGAGTGTCCACGACTTTGTAGGCCCGCTGGGCCGCGCCACCGAGGTGGAAGGCCTGAAGAAGGTATGTGTCGTGGGCGGCGGCGTAGGCTGCGCCATCGCTCTGCCCATTGCCCGTGAGCTGCACGAGCAGGGCTGTGTGGTGCACAGCGTGGTGGGCTTCCGCAATAAGGACCTGCTGATCCTTGAGGACGAGTTCAAAGCCTGCAGCGACGAGCTGCGCATTATGACCGACGACGGCAGCTATGGCACCAAGGGTGTTGTTACCGCTGCACTGGACGAGCTGGTGGCCGCCGGCAACCAGTACGATCTGGTCATCACCATTGGCCCGCTGATCATGATGAAGTTCGTGGTCAAGACCTGCCAGAAGCATGGCCTGAAGAGCATCGTTTCCATGAACCCCATCATGATCGACGGCACCGGCATGTGCGGCGGCTGCCGCCTGACCGTTGGCGGCGAGACCAAGTTCGCCTGCGTGGACGGCCCCGACTTTGACGGCGATCTGGTGGATTTTGATGAGGCAATGGCCCGCGGCACCATGTACCGCCCGTTTGAGGCACACGCCCGTGAAGCGGCATGCAATCTGCTCAATCAGGAGGTAAAATAA
- the gltA gene encoding NADPH-dependent glutamate synthase, whose translation MAFNMDPKKCPMPTQDPNVRNKNFKEVALGYTEEMAVNEAKRCVHCKNKPCQTGCPVGIDIPEFIGHVAEGDFEAAYQVINRSSSLPAVCGRVCPQESQCEGKCTRGIKNEPVGIGRLERFVADWHRENVHTAPIVPEWNGHKVAIIGAGPAGLTAAGDLAKLGYKVTVYEALHVAGGVLMYGIPEFRLPKAIVQQEIDGLKKMGVDFECNMVIGKVLTIDELMDEYGYEAVFVGSGAGLPRFMGIPGESLKGVYSANEFLTRSNLMKAYLPTSKTPIRTGKKVAVVGGGNVAMDAARSALRLGAETVYIVYRRGMAELPARKEEVEHAEEEGIIFKTLCNPVEIHANDEGFVKSITCIEMELGEPDASGRRRPIEKKGSEFELDVDTVIMSLGTSPNPLIRSTTPGLETNKHGCIVTDGDDGKTSRDGVYAGGDAVTGAATVIKAMGAGKAAAKAIDEYIQSK comes from the coding sequence ATGGCTTTCAATATGGACCCGAAGAAGTGCCCCATGCCTACGCAGGACCCCAATGTGCGCAACAAGAACTTTAAGGAAGTTGCTCTGGGCTACACCGAAGAAATGGCCGTGAACGAAGCAAAGCGCTGCGTGCACTGCAAGAACAAACCCTGCCAGACCGGCTGCCCTGTGGGCATCGATATCCCCGAGTTCATCGGCCATGTGGCCGAGGGCGACTTTGAAGCCGCTTATCAGGTGATCAACCGCTCCTCTTCCCTGCCCGCTGTCTGCGGCCGTGTATGCCCGCAGGAGAGCCAGTGCGAGGGCAAGTGCACCCGCGGCATCAAGAACGAGCCGGTGGGTATCGGCCGCCTGGAGCGCTTTGTTGCCGACTGGCACCGTGAGAATGTGCACACCGCCCCCATCGTGCCCGAATGGAACGGCCACAAGGTGGCCATCATCGGCGCAGGCCCTGCCGGCCTGACCGCCGCAGGCGATCTGGCAAAGCTTGGCTACAAGGTCACCGTTTACGAGGCCCTGCATGTGGCCGGCGGCGTGCTGATGTACGGCATCCCTGAGTTCCGTCTGCCCAAGGCCATCGTGCAGCAGGAGATCGACGGCCTGAAGAAGATGGGCGTTGATTTTGAGTGCAATATGGTCATTGGCAAGGTGCTCACCATCGACGAGCTGATGGACGAGTACGGCTACGAGGCCGTGTTTGTAGGCTCCGGTGCCGGTCTGCCCCGCTTCATGGGCATCCCCGGCGAGAGCCTGAAGGGTGTCTACTCTGCCAACGAGTTCCTGACCCGCTCCAACCTGATGAAGGCTTATCTGCCCACCAGCAAGACCCCCATCCGCACCGGCAAAAAGGTCGCCGTTGTGGGCGGCGGCAACGTGGCTATGGACGCTGCCCGCAGCGCCCTGCGTCTGGGTGCCGAGACCGTGTACATCGTCTACCGCCGCGGCATGGCTGAGCTGCCCGCCCGTAAGGAAGAGGTGGAGCACGCCGAGGAAGAGGGCATCATCTTCAAGACCCTGTGCAACCCTGTGGAGATCCACGCCAACGACGAGGGCTTTGTCAAGTCCATCACCTGCATTGAGATGGAGCTGGGCGAGCCGGATGCTTCCGGCCGCCGCCGCCCCATCGAAAAGAAGGGCAGCGAGTTCGAGCTGGATGTGGACACGGTCATTATGAGTCTGGGCACCAGCCCCAACCCGCTGATCCGCTCCACCACCCCGGGTCTGGAAACCAACAAGCACGGCTGCATCGTTACCGACGGCGACGACGGCAAAACCAGCCGCGATGGTGTGTACGCCGGCGGCGATGCCGTGACCGGCGCAGCCACCGTCATTAAGGCCATGGGCGCAGGCAAAGCTGCTGCAAAGGCCATTGACGAGTACATTCAGAGCAAGTAA
- a CDS encoding sortase, giving the protein MRQKIGRVCMVLGALLILAAAALLAYNKWDASRADKASQEVLGELEQTLNAAIEEKAKSDTVALQPELDPTQEMTVTELNGWDYIGYLSIPSIGLELPVMSQWSYAGLKIAPGRYSGSTYADNMVVCAHNYAKHFSPIKWLTEGAQVYFTDMDGMRWTYEVSYVENLQPTQIEEMTEKTEESDEWDLTLFTCTTGGSARCAVRCVRTGYPALTTETAE; this is encoded by the coding sequence ATGCGACAGAAAATCGGAAGAGTGTGTATGGTGCTGGGCGCGCTGCTGATCCTTGCGGCAGCAGCCCTGCTGGCCTATAACAAGTGGGATGCATCCCGTGCAGACAAGGCCTCGCAGGAGGTGCTGGGCGAGCTGGAGCAGACCCTGAACGCTGCCATTGAGGAAAAGGCAAAATCGGATACCGTGGCGCTGCAGCCGGAGCTGGACCCCACGCAGGAAATGACCGTGACCGAACTGAACGGCTGGGATTACATCGGCTATCTGTCCATTCCGTCCATCGGGCTGGAACTGCCGGTGATGAGCCAGTGGAGCTATGCGGGCCTGAAAATCGCACCGGGCCGTTACTCCGGTTCCACCTATGCGGATAACATGGTGGTCTGCGCCCACAACTATGCAAAGCATTTCAGCCCCATCAAGTGGCTGACCGAGGGCGCGCAGGTCTATTTTACGGATATGGACGGTATGCGCTGGACCTACGAGGTCTCCTATGTGGAAAACCTGCAGCCCACGCAAATTGAGGAAATGACCGAAAAGACGGAGGAGTCCGATGAATGGGATCTGACCCTCTTTACCTGTACCACCGGCGGCAGCGCCCGGTGCGCTGTGCGGTGCGTGCGGACGGGCTATCCGGCGCTCACAACGGAGACCGCAGAATAA
- a CDS encoding Na/Pi symporter — MEQNLTRIFTLFGGLALFLYGMDALSHSLETAAGSRLKSLLAAVTGSPVRGVLAGAAVTAVLQSSSAVTVMVLGFVSAGLLTLRQAVPVIFGCNIGTTITAQLLAFRLEDVRGLVLLAGLLLCFACAGRKGRAIGRAVFAFGLLFEGIADMGTAMEPLAQNPVFVHWLGRVRQHPWLGLLAGLGMTLTVQSSSATIALLQNFAARPGLDGSSLLGLAGALPVLLGDNIGTTITAVLASLSASRDAKRVAAAHAVFNLTGAAVFCAGLPLYVRLTAALSPKGPELAVIARQIANAHTLFNVVCTLVWLPLTPLMVRFVCRLVPDRAVR; from the coding sequence GTGGAACAGAACCTGACAAGAATTTTTACACTTTTTGGCGGCTTGGCACTGTTTTTATACGGCATGGATGCGCTCAGCCACAGTCTGGAAACAGCGGCAGGCAGCCGCCTGAAAAGCCTGCTGGCCGCTGTGACCGGCAGCCCGGTGCGGGGCGTGCTGGCGGGGGCTGCGGTCACGGCAGTGTTGCAAAGCAGCTCGGCAGTCACGGTGATGGTGCTGGGCTTTGTAAGTGCGGGCCTGCTGACCCTGCGGCAGGCGGTCCCGGTGATCTTTGGCTGCAACATCGGAACGACCATTACCGCACAGCTGCTGGCCTTCCGGCTGGAAGACGTGCGCGGCCTTGTGCTGCTGGCCGGGCTGCTGCTCTGCTTTGCCTGTGCAGGGCGGAAGGGCCGGGCTATTGGCCGGGCGGTGTTCGCCTTTGGCCTGCTGTTCGAGGGCATTGCCGATATGGGCACTGCTATGGAACCGCTGGCGCAAAACCCGGTGTTCGTGCACTGGCTGGGTCGGGTGCGGCAGCACCCATGGCTGGGGCTTCTGGCGGGGCTTGGCATGACCCTGACAGTGCAGAGCAGCTCGGCTACCATTGCCTTGCTGCAGAACTTTGCAGCCCGCCCCGGGCTGGACGGCAGCAGTCTGTTGGGTCTTGCGGGTGCGCTGCCGGTGCTGCTGGGCGATAACATCGGCACCACCATCACGGCAGTGCTGGCATCCTTGAGCGCAAGCCGGGACGCAAAGCGGGTGGCTGCGGCCCATGCAGTGTTCAATCTGACCGGCGCGGCGGTGTTCTGCGCCGGTCTGCCGTTGTATGTGCGGCTGACGGCTGCACTTTCGCCCAAAGGGCCGGAGCTTGCCGTGATCGCCCGGCAGATCGCCAATGCGCACACCTTGTTCAATGTGGTGTGCACGCTGGTGTGGCTGCCGCTGACCCCACTGATGGTGCGGTTTGTGTGCCGCCTTGTGCCGGACCGGGCAGTGCGGTAA
- a CDS encoding MarR family transcriptional regulator: MLNETEAAASFHGLCHFFGRLSKASRAGMKAALRGCPKCHFPMLEGLAHTISTRGQNGTVYVSDFAREAHQPLPAISRSLRQLEQDGLVLREADPADRRKTLVRITPEGYAACARCEDALSDYFACVMARLTPEQVQQMNTLRGALMDAILAENASREAKNNEGRTEL, encoded by the coding sequence ATGTTGAACGAGACCGAAGCCGCCGCGAGCTTTCACGGTCTGTGCCATTTTTTCGGACGGCTGAGCAAGGCATCCCGGGCCGGCATGAAGGCGGCTCTGCGGGGCTGTCCCAAGTGCCACTTTCCCATGCTGGAGGGTCTGGCTCACACGATCAGTACCCGCGGGCAGAACGGAACGGTGTATGTTTCCGATTTTGCCCGGGAGGCACACCAGCCGCTGCCGGCCATCAGCCGCAGCCTGCGCCAGCTGGAACAGGACGGCCTTGTTCTGCGCGAAGCGGACCCGGCTGACCGGCGCAAAACGCTGGTGCGCATCACGCCGGAGGGCTACGCCGCCTGTGCCCGGTGTGAGGATGCCCTCAGCGATTATTTTGCCTGCGTGATGGCCCGGCTGACACCGGAGCAGGTGCAGCAGATGAATACTTTGCGCGGCGCACTGATGGACGCCATCCTTGCGGAAAACGCTTCCCGTGAAGCAAAAAACAACGAAGGGAGAACCGAACTATGA
- a CDS encoding ABC transporter ATP-binding protein: protein MTKIFKQLARHWAVCLVVFSLLFVQAYCDLSLPDYTSRIVDTGIQQGGIESPLPETIRQSTLDALTLLMSEEDADALQNAYGYYLQDNGVLKLRTDLTDDERTALEDAVTTPDIVLYMAAAQAANAPAGQDTMGMTGLADMQAASSESTTTDSETVTPTAEDLDAVCAQFAAMSQMPGFTREAVQQQLAGAFASLDDTLIENLKSQSMLLVQLEYEAQGIAHDVQMRYLYRVGGQMLGLTLLMVAVSIAVGFLASRVSAAIGRDLRRETFASVIGFSNAEIENFSTASLITRTTNDIQQVQFVCVMLLRMVAYAPILGIGGVLHVLNSSTGLSWIIVLDVAVLLLLILFLMSVAMPKFKIMQKLVDRLNLVSREILTGIMPVRAFSREKFEEARFDKANKDLMSTQLFTNRAMVAMMPFMTLIMNGTSLLIVWFGGKAMDNGTMQVGEMIAFITYTMQIVMSFLMLAMVAVMLPRAGVAAERIDEVIRTRATINDPDEAAAKPAQEHENWQGEVEFHDVSFRFPGADSDALEHISFTAKPGETTAIIGSTGCGKSTLLNLIPRFYDVTGGSVTVDGIDVRNMPQAQLHDLLGYVPQKGVLFSGTIDSNLKFGGEHITDADVKKAAAIAQATEFIDAKPEGYQSPIAQGGSNVSGGQKQRLSIARAIAKDPKIYLFDDSFSALDFKTDVALRRALKAQTDNATVIIVAQRISTVLHANQILVLDEGRLVGKGTHAQLMASCPEYQEIARSQLSQKELDLKSLNTEKEGE, encoded by the coding sequence ATGACGAAAATTTTCAAGCAGCTGGCCCGGCACTGGGCCGTCTGTCTTGTGGTGTTCTCGCTGCTGTTCGTGCAGGCGTACTGCGATCTTTCGCTGCCGGACTACACCAGCAGGATCGTGGACACCGGCATCCAGCAGGGCGGCATTGAAAGCCCCCTGCCGGAAACGATACGCCAGAGCACGCTGGATGCCCTCACGCTTTTGATGAGCGAAGAGGACGCCGATGCGCTCCAGAACGCCTACGGGTATTATCTTCAGGACAACGGCGTGCTGAAGCTGCGCACCGACCTGACCGATGACGAGCGCACCGCGCTGGAGGATGCCGTCACCACGCCGGACATCGTGCTGTATATGGCCGCCGCGCAGGCAGCGAACGCCCCCGCCGGGCAGGACACCATGGGCATGACCGGCCTTGCTGACATGCAGGCGGCATCCTCTGAGAGCACCACCACGGATAGCGAGACCGTCACCCCCACTGCCGAAGATCTGGACGCCGTATGCGCCCAGTTTGCCGCTATGAGCCAGATGCCCGGCTTCACCCGCGAAGCTGTCCAGCAGCAGCTGGCCGGTGCTTTTGCCAGTCTGGATGATACCCTGATTGAGAACCTCAAAAGCCAGTCCATGCTGCTGGTGCAGCTGGAATACGAGGCACAGGGCATTGCCCACGATGTGCAGATGCGCTACCTTTACCGCGTAGGCGGCCAGATGCTGGGCCTGACTTTGCTGATGGTGGCTGTGTCCATTGCGGTGGGCTTCCTCGCCTCCCGTGTGTCCGCCGCCATTGGCCGTGACCTGCGCCGTGAGACCTTTGCCAGCGTCATCGGGTTCTCCAATGCAGAGATCGAGAATTTTTCCACCGCATCTCTCATCACCCGCACCACCAACGACATCCAGCAGGTGCAGTTCGTCTGCGTCATGCTGCTGCGCATGGTGGCCTATGCGCCCATTCTGGGCATTGGCGGCGTGCTGCATGTGCTGAACAGCAGCACCGGCCTTTCCTGGATCATCGTGCTGGATGTGGCCGTTCTGCTGTTGCTCATCCTCTTCCTGATGAGTGTGGCCATGCCCAAGTTCAAGATCATGCAGAAGCTGGTGGACCGGTTGAACCTCGTCAGCCGCGAGATTCTGACCGGCATCATGCCGGTGCGTGCCTTCAGCCGTGAAAAGTTTGAGGAGGCGCGCTTCGACAAGGCCAACAAAGACCTGATGAGCACCCAGCTGTTCACCAACCGTGCCATGGTTGCCATGATGCCCTTTATGACCCTCATCATGAACGGCACCAGCCTGCTGATCGTCTGGTTCGGCGGCAAGGCCATGGACAACGGCACCATGCAGGTGGGCGAGATGATCGCATTCATCACCTACACCATGCAGATCGTCATGTCCTTCCTGATGCTGGCCATGGTGGCCGTCATGCTGCCCCGCGCCGGTGTGGCTGCGGAGCGCATCGACGAGGTGATCCGCACCAGGGCCACCATCAACGACCCGGACGAAGCTGCTGCAAAGCCCGCGCAGGAGCACGAAAACTGGCAGGGTGAGGTAGAGTTCCACGATGTGAGCTTCCGCTTCCCGGGTGCGGACAGCGATGCGCTGGAGCACATCAGCTTTACCGCAAAGCCCGGCGAGACCACCGCCATCATCGGCTCCACCGGCTGTGGCAAATCTACCCTGCTCAACCTCATCCCCCGCTTTTATGATGTCACCGGCGGCAGCGTGACCGTGGATGGCATCGATGTGCGCAATATGCCGCAGGCACAGCTGCACGACCTGCTGGGCTATGTGCCCCAGAAGGGCGTGCTGTTCAGCGGCACCATCGACTCGAACCTGAAGTTCGGCGGGGAGCACATCACCGATGCCGATGTGAAAAAGGCTGCTGCCATTGCGCAGGCCACCGAGTTCATCGACGCAAAGCCCGAGGGCTACCAAAGCCCCATTGCACAGGGCGGCTCCAATGTGTCCGGCGGCCAGAAGCAGCGCCTTTCCATTGCACGCGCCATTGCCAAGGACCCCAAAATTTATCTGTTCGACGACAGCTTTTCTGCCCTCGACTTTAAGACCGATGTTGCCCTGCGCCGTGCACTGAAAGCCCAGACCGATAACGCTACCGTTATCATTGTGGCACAGCGCATCTCCACTGTGCTGCACGCAAACCAGATCCTGGTGCTGGACGAAGGCCGCCTGGTGGGCAAGGGCACCCATGCCCAGCTGATGGCTTCCTGCCCGGAGTATCAGGAGATCGCCCGCAGCCAGCTGAGCCAGAAGGAGCTGGACCTCAAATCTCTGAATACCGAAAAGGAGGGTGAGTGA
- a CDS encoding ABC transporter ATP-binding protein, producing MPRPGRMTTERAKDFKGTLLQLVRNLGRYRLSLVTAIVFAILSTIFNIAGPKVLAKATTALATGWIAKLRGTGSIDFVYIGRILLFLLGMYLLSSAFSFIQGWLMTGLSQKVCYDFRKQISEKINRLPLAYFEKRTVGEVLSRITNDVDTLGQSLNQSITQLITSVTTMIGVLVMMLSISPKMTLIALLILPVSLVLVLIVVKFSQKYFKAQQAILGVVNGQVEEVYSGHNVVKAFNREAVVLNDFNAANNKLYESAWKSQFLSGLMMPIMNFVGNLGYVAVAIVGSIFAANGTITIGDIQAFIQYVKNFTQPIQQLSQVSNMLQSMAAAAERVFEFLNEPEEDQQADPARRADPACINGQVTFSHVRFGYTPDKTIIHDFSCEVKPGQKVAIVGPTGAGKTTMVKLLMRFYDVDSGSITLNGHDVRDFDRSALREGFGMVLQDTWLFKGTIMENIRYGRLDATDEEVIAAAKAANADHFIRTLPGGYQMELNEDASNVSQGQKQLLTIARTILADNRILILDEATSSVDTRTEQRIQTAMDRLMEGRTSFVIAHRLSTIRDADLILVMRDGDIVEQGTHDQLIEAGGFYADLYNSQFEDVVE from the coding sequence ATGCCAAGACCCGGACGCATGACGACCGAACGCGCCAAGGACTTCAAGGGCACCCTGCTGCAGCTTGTGCGCAACCTTGGCCGCTACCGCCTTTCGCTCGTTACCGCCATTGTATTTGCCATTCTTTCTACCATCTTCAATATTGCAGGCCCTAAGGTGCTGGCAAAGGCCACCACGGCTCTTGCCACCGGCTGGATCGCCAAGCTGCGCGGCACCGGCAGCATCGACTTTGTGTATATCGGCCGCATCCTGCTGTTTTTGCTGGGCATGTACCTGCTGAGCAGCGCCTTCAGCTTTATTCAGGGCTGGCTCATGACCGGCCTTTCCCAGAAAGTCTGCTACGACTTCCGCAAGCAGATCAGCGAAAAGATCAACCGCCTGCCCCTTGCCTACTTTGAAAAGCGCACCGTGGGCGAGGTGCTGTCCCGCATCACCAACGATGTGGACACGCTGGGCCAGAGCCTGAACCAGAGCATCACCCAGCTCATCACCAGTGTGACCACCATGATCGGCGTGCTGGTCATGATGCTGTCCATCAGCCCGAAGATGACCCTGATCGCCCTGCTGATCCTGCCGGTCTCGCTGGTGCTGGTGCTCATCGTGGTCAAGTTCAGCCAGAAATACTTCAAGGCCCAGCAGGCCATTCTGGGCGTTGTGAACGGTCAGGTGGAAGAAGTCTACTCCGGCCACAACGTGGTCAAAGCCTTCAACCGCGAGGCCGTGGTGCTGAACGACTTCAACGCCGCCAACAATAAGCTGTACGAATCCGCATGGAAGAGCCAGTTTCTCTCCGGCCTGATGATGCCCATTATGAACTTTGTGGGCAATCTGGGCTACGTGGCAGTGGCCATCGTGGGCAGCATTTTTGCGGCAAACGGCACCATTACCATCGGCGACATTCAGGCCTTCATCCAGTACGTCAAGAACTTCACCCAGCCCATCCAGCAGCTTTCTCAGGTGTCCAACATGCTGCAGAGCATGGCCGCTGCCGCTGAGCGGGTGTTCGAGTTTCTGAACGAGCCGGAAGAGGATCAGCAGGCAGACCCGGCCCGCCGGGCCGACCCTGCCTGCATCAACGGTCAGGTGACATTCAGTCATGTCCGCTTCGGCTACACCCCGGACAAGACCATCATCCACGATTTCAGCTGTGAGGTCAAGCCCGGCCAGAAGGTGGCTATCGTCGGCCCTACCGGCGCGGGCAAAACTACCATGGTCAAGCTGCTCATGCGCTTCTATGATGTGGATTCCGGTTCCATCACCCTGAATGGCCACGATGTGCGTGACTTTGACCGCAGCGCTCTGCGCGAGGGCTTCGGCATGGTGCTGCAGGACACATGGCTGTTCAAGGGCACCATCATGGAGAACATCCGCTATGGCCGTCTGGATGCTACCGACGAAGAAGTGATCGCCGCCGCCAAGGCTGCCAACGCTGACCACTTTATCCGCACCCTGCCCGGCGGCTACCAGATGGAGCTGAACGAGGACGCTTCCAACGTGAGTCAGGGCCAGAAGCAGCTGCTCACCATCGCCCGCACCATTCTGGCAGATAACCGCATCCTGATTTTGGACGAGGCCACCAGCAGTGTGGATACCCGCACCGAGCAGCGCATCCAAACCGCCATGGACCGCCTGATGGAGGGCCGCACCAGCTTTGTGATCGCACACCGTCTTTCCACCATCCGGGATGCCGACCTCATCCTTGTGATGCGAGATGGCGATATTGTGGAGCAGGGCACCCACGACCAGCTGATCGAAGCAGGCGGCTTCTACGCCGACCTGTACAACAGCCAGTTCGAGGACGTGGTGGAGTAA